Genomic DNA from Streptomyces sp. NBC_01571:
GTTCTCGAGGTCGGCCATGACCCAGGGGCCGTTGCCGGCCCCCGAGCCCCAGACCTTGTTGTTGCCGAAGTAGATGGCCTCCATGTGGCCGTTGCCGGTGTCGAGGCCGCTGGTCTCGGCGTTGCCGTAGTCGAAGCAGCAACCGCCGTTGTAGTGCGTGCCGTCGAGGATCGCGTACATCCCCTCGGGCTGGTCGCCGGTGGCGATGCCGGAGGTGTGGTTGTCGCGGTAGCCGGTGCCGGGGGCGACGAAGAAGCCGTACGCCTTGTGGCCCGCGACGGTGACGGGCGCCGCGGTCGCGTCGGCGAGGTTGTCGTATCCGCCTGCGGCCGGGCCGTTGAACCCGCCGGGGGGCGCCTGGGTGAGGTTGTTGCCTCTGCCGGACTGGTCGTAGATGACGGTGATGACGCAGCTCGTGCCGGCGCAGAAGGAGTCCTGGGTCGCGGCGTTGGCGTATCCGCCCGCACTCAGCACGCCGATGTCCCGGGTGGTGTTGTCCGAGGCGCGTCTGACCTGGTAAAGCCGCCCGTTGTAGCCGGAGTACAGGGCGCGGGTGGTGCTGTGGGCGGCGACGCAGGCGGTGCCGCCAGACGCGTAGAGGTCACAGGGCTGTGAGCCCGCCGCCTGCGAGGGCTGCGTGCCGAGGGTGAGCATTCCGGCGACGAGCGCGCCGGCGGCGCCGGTGGACAGGGCCCACCGGCGGAACCTGTCCGACAACCGAATCGATCGGAATAAGGACATCGAGCTCTCCTGTGGTGTGAAGGGAGGTCCCGAGTCGGCGCCCCGGGACATGGCACATTGCGGCCGGAGTCGAATGAACGGGTCCGGCATGTGTGCGAGGGAAATTCATTTGCTCCGCGACTCCGGCGCGTGGTTCACCGTGCGGCACCGGAGCACAGGCGAGGAAAGGAAAACCCCGCCCGCTCGTCACGGATCACGAAGCCGATTGAACGGGCCGCGCCGACAACGGACGACGTGAGGTCAGAGAGCCCCGCCGGATGACCTGGGCGGTGTCCGGCCGGCCCGGCCCGGCCGCCGATGGCACGGCCGTGGCCGTGGTCCTCGCCGAGCGGGGTCCTGGCAGCGAACAGCCCGGTGGAACGCGCGGGACGGGCCTGCGCATGGTGGTGTCAGCTCTCCGGGGCATTCCGTCCGCAGATGACACGGTGCACTCCTTTACAAGAGCGGAAGGAGGATTTGCGTGAGCTACGGCCATGGGCATCCCGAACCGAGTCGCGTACTGGGATCGCACGACGGGAGACCGCGACAGGACACCCCTGAGGAGGCGCCGGTCCCTCCCGCCACCCTCCCTCACCACATAAGTTCGAAATTTCGGATGCAGTTCCTCTTTTCGAACGTGGAATTTAGGGGGCACTCCCGGCGCCGTCAATACCTCGCGCAACATCCCGGTGAATACGCGACCGTGAACGAGATCTCGAACAACCCCGCAATGACTGCTGTGACGAGCGGCTCCTGGGGGCGCTTCCGGCTCACTGCCCACCGTGCGCGGTCGAAGTTCTTCGCCTCCGCCGTGAACTTTGTCGCCGTGCGGCGCATCGGACATGTGTAGAGGGCAAGAAGATGGCTCGCGGCCGCCGACAGCGGCCGCGCTGCCGGGACCCGAATGGAGTGTGATCGTTGTGAAGAACGCTTACCGGAACGCCGACCGGACCGCCACTCGCCCAGTGGCCGGTGCTCGCGGCAGCCTCCGATTCAGCCGCGTGGTGGTCGCGGGGGCCGCCGTCGCCGGGCTGGGTCTCGCGGGTACGGCCGCCGCACAGGCCGCACCCGGCAGTGGTGCGGACAGCTCGAAGGCCACGCCCACTTGCTCCGCCTCCGCGCTGAAGGCGACCTTCGGCCAGAGGCTGGCCGGCGGCATGAACCACCAGGGCGTGGTCATAAATCTCCGCAATCTCAGCGGCAGGACGTGCGCACTGCGCGGCTTCCCCGGGCTGGGCCTGGAGAACTCCGCACACAAGACGCTCGCCTCCCACACATACTGGGGTGACACCTGGTACGCCGCCAGCCCCGCCAAGAAGACTCTCGCCCTCAAGGACGGCGAGAGCGCCGAAGCGGTCATCTCCTGGAGTCACGCCAACACCGGCACCTCCGGCGCGGTGCACGCCTCGTATCTCGAGGTCACTCCGCCCGCCGCCACCCAGCACAAGACACTGGCCTTTCCCGAGTGGGTCGACAACGGTGAGCTCAAGGTCACCGCGCTGGCCAGGCACATCACGGTGAACGAGTAACCTCCTTCCCTCCCGCCGCCCCTGAACGGTTTCGGACACGGCTCCTGCGAGCCGCCGAACCGCCTCGACGCCAGCTGAGCAGGGCGTCGCACAGCGGGACATCGGTCCCCGCGGGCACGCCCGCGGGCCCGGACCGATCGGTCCGGGCCCGCGGGACGTTCGGGGCACCGTCACGGACAGCACTTCCCGCTTCGCCAGTTGCGCGGGCACGCGGCCGGGCTCCACGGATGACCGTGACGGCCGCGCCCAGTTGCCCAGGTCGTGTTGCGAAAGTCCCGTCGTCCGCCTGGAGGGCGTGCCAGGCGTCGTGAGGCAGGCGGGACTTCAGTGCCGGCTGGTCCTGCGGCGGCCGGCCATGAGGAGGGCGGTGCCGACGACGGCGACGGTGGGGGCGGCGATGCCGACGAGCAGGGTCGAGTCGTCGGTGCCCGTCGCGGCCAGCGCCTGTGGGTTGTTGGGCGAAGGGGTGGTCGCGCCCGGGGTGCTCGGCGTGGTCGTGGCGTGGTGGGTGGAGCCGGGCGTGGGGGTCGGAGTGGGAGTGGGGTCCGCCGTCGAGACGTCGATGTGCTGGCTGAAGCTGCCGTTTTCGGGGGCGTCGACGTAACTCGCGTCCGCGTCGGGGATCGCGTAGGCCACGCTGCCGGCTTCTCCGTCGGCCGTCGCCGTGAACGTCAGGGAGAAGTGTCCGTCAGCACTGGTAGTGGTCGCGCCCCCGAAGGAGGCCGCGGTACCGGGCTCGGCCGGCTGGTAGGCCACCTTCACCGTGCCGCCCTTGAACGGCTTCCACGTCCGGCCGTCCTCCCGCTCCCAGTACCCCTCGGCGGTGACTTTGCGGGTGCCGCCGGTTTTCGGGCCGACCTTGTAGTCCCCCCGGAACCGGGTGGCGCTCGCCGTGCACGTCACCGAGACGTCCGCGTCGGCCCCCCATGAACCGTATGAGCCCGGCCTCGGCGGCGGCCACCGACTTCTCGTCGCGGCCACTGATGACCACCCTCGCTCCGTCCGCCGTCAGTTCACGCGCGGTTGCCCTGCCCAGCCCGCGGGTGCCACCGGTGACGATGTACACCCGGTCCTTCAGTCCACGGTCCGTGGTCAACTTCCTTCCACCGATCGTGCGGGCCGGACGGCCTACAGCATCGCCTTCTGGGGCTGCGTGGGTACGACGATGACCGTGGTGGTGCCGGCGCTCAGGGCCGCCGTGAACTCCCGTTCCAGGTCGTCGGTGGTCTCCGCCTCGACCGCGCGGCACCCGAAGCCGCGGGCCAAGGACGCGATGCCGATCCCCGGCAGGTCGAGTCCGGGCACGCCCGGGGTCTCCTCCAGCACGGCGAACGACTTGAGGATCGAGTACTCGTGGTTGCGCATGACCACGTAGACGATCGGGAGGTTGTGCTGGGCCGCCGTGTAGATGGATTGCACGGCGTACTGGAAGGAGCCGTCACCGATCAGGCCGACCACCGGCCGTTCCACGCCCCTGTCCCGGTCGGCGCGACACCGACGGCGGCCGGGGTGCCCCAGCCGATGCCCCCACTGGCCGTGGCGAAGAACGATCCGGTCCGGGTGGTGGGGAGCCACTCGACCTGCTGCGCCAGCGTGGAGGTCGACTCGTTGACGATGACCGCCTCGGACGGCCGGACTCTGCTCAGAGCGGCGTAGACCTCGGGCGGGGTGAGCGGGCTGTTCGGCGTCCGCGGCAGCTCCCGGGGGCGTGGCATCGGTTCCGGAGCGGTCCGCGCCGAGCCATCCGTGACCATGTCCAGGAGCAGCTCGATCGCGATCGCGGGGTCACCCAGGAGGCTGTCGCCCACACGTGCCGCCGCGGCGACCGCCGGATCGGCCGTGATCTGCAGGAGCTCCGTGTCCGGGGGGAGGTAGTCGCCGGGCACGTAGGGGTAGTACCGGAACACCTCCGCACCGATCACGACCACCAGGTCGTGACCGGTCAGCCGGTCACTGATGGTCTTCACCGACATCCCGAGCGGACCACGGAACTGGGGATGGTCCTCGGGGAACGACGCACGGTCCAGCAGCGGGGCACCGTAGACGGAAGCGCGCAGCTTCTCCGCGAGGGAGACGGCCGCGTCCCAGCCACCGGGGGCCGCCTGGGTGGCCGTCTCCCCGGGTCCGCGCCTCTTCGAGCAGACCCGCATGGCCTTCAGCCTGATCGACCGTGCCCCAGGAGCCACCGCCAAGGTCGCCCGGTCGCTGAGCACCCACCCTCACATGATCACGATCGAGCGGGCGGCCGCCGGCCACGACATCCTCTCCATCGTCGCCACCCGTGAACTGCCGGCGCTCTCCCACTACACCCTCGACCTGCTCCCGCGCTGTCCCGACATCACCGCCGTACAGGCCCGGGTCGTCACCCACATCTCCTGGATCCCCATGGCCGCTCCGTCGGTGTCATGCCGCCCGGCCTCTGGGCGGAACCGGCCATGTGACGCGCACAACTCCACTGCCGGGTCAGCCGGTTGCGAGGTCTCGGCCCCCGGTGACCCACTGATGTCAATAACCAGATAGTTACTTGCTAGGGTGAGGCGTATGCCACGGGATTCCAGCGCCACCAAGGCCCGGCTGCTCGACGCCGCCTTCACCGAATTCGCCGCCCACGGCATCGCGGGTGCCCGAGTGGACCGGATCGCCGAGGCCGCCGGAGCGAACAAGCGGCTGATCTATGTCTACTTCGGTAACAAGGAGCAGTTGTTCGACGAGGTACTGCGACAGGCGATGACGGCGGGAGCCGAGTCCGTGCCCTTCGACGTCGAGGATCTGCCCGGTTACGCCGGAGCGGTCTTCGACCACCTTGTCGCCCGGCCGGACCTCATGCGCCTGCGGTTGTGGAAGCTGCTGGAGCGCCCCTCCACCACCGGACTCGAACCGGACGCGTTCCGGCGCAAGGCCGCCGAAGTGGCCGTCGCCCAGGAGCGCGGCGGCCTCGCCCCGGAGATGCGGCCGGACGATCTCCTGACCATGGTCCTGGCCGTGGCCCAGGCGTGGTTCTCGGCCGCCGAGGATGTCGACCCCGGAGGGATCAACCAGTCCTGGTCGCGCGAGCGTCTCGCCCTGCACCGCTCGGCGGTCGTCGAGGCCGCCCGCCGGATCAGCGAACCGAAGACCGCTGAAGAACAACCATGAGGGCATGAGGGCATGAGGGCATGAGGCAGCCAACCATGAGGGTGTGAGGCGGCCACAAGTGCCCACATTCCAACGCTGATGCGTGCTGCCCGATCTCCAGGACGGTCACGTCGGGACAGGCGATGCCGTCCTCCGCGTCGGCCCCGGTGAGCGAGTCACCATCCGCCCGCGCCGACAGCCCGTCGTCACCCGGGGGGACGACGGGCTGCTCCTCCGCCTCCAGCCGCCGCCGGCCGCCGGCCGCTGGCCGCTGGCCGCTGGCCGGGAGGAGATGGCAGGTCGAGGTGTGCCTCCTGCTCACGCGACTGCGGAAATCCTCCGGTCGCGCTCCCCCGCGAGGCCCTGCGAGGCACCGCGGCCAAGCTCCGTGGATGCGATCCGATGAACGGTTCGGGAACGGCGGGTAGGGCTTCGACGAAGAAAGGTGATGGGCCTGGTGAGCCGGGCCGATTTACCGCAACCCTTGCCGTTGATGGTCGGTCTGATCAGCGGCGCCGTGCGGTTCGGCGCTCATCCACCATCATCCGGAGGAGATTCCCGTGGTTCGTGCTGCCTGGCCCGCAGAGAGTGCGACGCAGGCGCCGACATCCCCACCGCACGACCCGGGCGGCGACGAAACGGCGGGGGGTTCGGGCACCGGAACGCGCGCCCGGCCAGCGGCCGGAGCACCGCTTCGCCTCGACATCCAGGGTCTGCGCGCGCTCGCGGTCTCGCTGGTGGTGCTCGCGCACGCCGGCGTCCGCCATGTCGCGGGCGGCTACATCGGGGTCGACGTCTTCTTCGTGATATCGGGCTTTCTCATCACCTCGTTGCTCCTGCGCGAGCTGGCGCGGGACGGCCGCATCTCGGTGCGGAGGTTCTACGCCCGCCGGGCGCTGCGACTGCTGCCCGCATCGACCGTCGTCGGGCTCGCCACGCTCTGCGGCGCCTGGCTCTACCTGTCGAAGATCCGCTTCGAGGAGTACGTGGGGGACGCGCTCAGCAGCACCCTCTACGTGGTGAACTTCCGGCTGGCGAACGCCGGCACCGACTACCTCAACGCGGACAGCCCGCCGTCGCCGTACCAGCACTTCTGGTCACTGGCGGTCGAGGAGCAGTTCTACGTGGTCTGGCCCTTGCTGCTGTGGGGCGGCTGGAAGCTCGCGCGACGCCGGACCGGGCTGGTGGCCGTGCCCTTCGCGATGCTGTGCGGGATCTCCTTCGCGCTGAACGTGCAGGTGACGGACACCTCGGCCTCCTGGGCGTACTTCGGCTCGCACACCCGCTTCTGGGAACTCGGCGCCGGTGCGCTGCTCGCCCTCTCCGTCGGCAGGCTGGAGCGGTTGCCCACGTGGGCGTCCGGGCCGATGAGCTGGATCGGGCTGGTCTCGCTGCTGGTCGCGGCGGTCAGGTTCGACGACAACACGCCGTTTCCCGGTTACTACGCTCTCGTGCCGGTGCTCGGCGTCGCCCTGGTGCTGGCGGGCGGATGTTCACCCGCGCGGTACGGCGCCGGCAGGTTGCTGTCGCTCCGGCCGGCCGTGTGGGTCGGCGGTCTCTCGTACAGCTGGTATCTGTGGCACTGGCCGGTGCTGGTGATCCTGCCGATGGCGTTGGACAGGCCGGCGACCGCTCCGTTCGGGCTGGCGTCCGCGGCGATCGCCCTGCTGCTGGCCTGGGTCACGCTGCACCTGGTGGAGAACCCGGTGCGGTTCCACCGGGTGTTCCGCGGCCGTCCGGTCCGGGCACTGGGGCTGGGAGCGGTACTGACGGCGGGCGCCGCGGCGGCGGCGCTGGTCGCGACGAGTTTCCCGCCGCCCATAGCCTCGGACGTCGCGGCGCCGGGGCTGAGGAGCGCGCTCACGGGGGCGGCCGATCCGCAGGCGAGGCTGACCGAGCTGCTGGAAGGACCGCATCACAGTCTGCCGAGCAATCTGACGCCCGGACTCACCAGGATCAAGGGGACGTTGTCCCCGGTCTATCGGGACGGCTGCCACATCGGCTACGTGAGCACGGCGACACCGCCGTGTGTCTACGGCGACCGGTCCGCGTCGAAGGTGGTGGTGCTCTTCGGGGACTCGCACGCGGCCCAGTGGTTCCCGGCGCTCGACCGGCTGGCCAAGGAGCGCCACTGGAAACTGATATCGATGACCAAGTCGTCGTGCAAGGTCTCCGCCGTCACCACCGTCTATCAGGGCGAGCCTTACGTGTCCTGCGACCGGTGGCGCACCAGGCAACTGGCCAGGATCAGGTCCCTGCGCCCCGCTCTGGTGATCACCTCCTCCTCGGACTCGGCCGACCTGGCCCGACCCTCCGCTGACCCGCGCCGCCAGTGGACCGACGGCTTCGAGCGGACCTACCGGGAACTGGTGAGGAGTGGCGCCGAGGTGCTGGCCGTCGTGGACACCCCCTGGCCCAAGGAGGACGCGGTCGACTGCGCGGGGACCCATCCGCTGGAGCTGGACCGGTGCGCGTCCGGTATCGGGGACGCGGTCAAAGACCCCGGAAAGAAGCGTGAGATCACCGACGCGGCGGCGGCCACCGGAGTCACGGTGGTCGACCCGGCCCCCTGGCTCTGCGGCACCGGTGGCTGCCCCGTGGTGGTGGGTGACACCTTCGTCTACCGGGACGACAGTCACCTCACCGAGTGCTACGCCGAGGCCATCGCACCTGTTCTCGGCCATGAGTTGACCGCGCTCTACGGCGCCGATCTGAGTCGGCACCCCGGACCGAACTCCCGACCTGCGGCCTCTCGCTGACGGCCCGCGCCCGTGCGCAGCGTCCGCGCGACGACGGCCCAGGTGGCGGCGAGGTGGCGCCAGGGCCGGAACTTGGGAAGCTCCGGCTCGTCCTCGTCGCCGAGCGCCATGGCGTGCGTCTCCGTCGAAGCGGCGCCCCAGCGCCGGGACCAGCCCGGAGGCGTAGCATTTCTCCTGCGGGGAGGCGGCGCGTTGCTGCCGAAGCCCGACATGCCGCGGGAGACGCCCACGGCACGGCGATCCTTCGCAGGCCGCAGCGCCTGCGATTGGAGGCTGAGATGACCGAACCCAGCGATACATGGGTCGATCGGCTCAAGGACCTCACGGGTGATTCGCCCGGAGAGAAGAAAGCCGAAGAATTCGTTCATGACCTTTACACGACGGCCCAGAACGAGCTCGATGCCCAGCGTGCCCAGGCGGAATACGAGCGCGAGGAGTAGGCGCCGAGACCCTCTCCCTCGCCTTCCCGATTCAGCCCCGAGGCGGGCGGCGCGTCGGAGGCACCCGGGGCTGACGGACAGTCCCGGTGTCGCAGCACGTCACCGCCTGCCGGGTCCCGCCGCCCAGGTAGGTGGCTCGGATCGTCAGTCGAGGGCGTCGAGAGCGGTCTCGGCGATCTCCATGAGGGACGCGCGGTCGGGGTTCATGGCACCCATGACTCTGAGCCCGTGCATGGTCATGATGAGGTACCGGGCCAGGTCCCGTGCATCGCGCTTGTCGGACAGCTGACCGTCCGCCTGCGCTTCCGCCACGACCTGGTACAGCGCGTCCTCCAGCAGCTCCGTCGTCGACTGCACGTGCGCGGTGACCTGGGGGTCGTAGGCTGTCCGGCCGACGACAGCGCCGACGATGAGGCATGCCCGTCGGCTGCCGTCGCGCACGATGTCGTCGATCGCCGCGACCAGGACGGAGTGCAGCAGCTCACGGCCCGGGGCTCCCTGGCGAAGGATCTCGACCAGCGGCAGGGCGTAGCGGTCCCGGTAGCGGTCCATCGCCGCCAGGTACAGGCCCTCCTTGCTGCCGAAGGCCGCGTACAGAGAGCCGCGGCCGACGCCCGTGGCCTCGACCAGGTCCTGGATCGACGTGCCGTCGTAGCCGTTGCACCGGAAGGCGTTCATGGCCGCCTCCACAGCTCCTTCTGTGTCGAACTCCCTGAGACGCGCCATAAGGGCGGAGTATACACAGGTCAGAACGATCGGTACAGATTTTTCGGGCGGGGCGGAGTGGCCCACCGCCCTCAGGCGCAGCCGCTCTCGCGTCACCCGATCGAGTCCCGCGATGCTGTCGCCACCGTCACACATTATTTAATGACCGATCGTTCCTGATACTGATAAGGTCCGGATTCGGCAGGTCGGAGAGTCAGCCGGACGCACGGATCACATGACGATCCGGGCCGGTCCGACCGCGAGTCAGCGCAAGCACGTACTCCCGGCGGCCCACCAATTCGGCCGTGCCGGGCAGGGAACGGAGCGACATGTCCAACCGTCTGGAATCCAAGGTCGTCATCGTCACCGGAGGCACCTCCGGCATGGGGTCGGCGTTCGCGAGGCGGGCCGCGGCCGAGGGCGCGACCGTACTCATCGGGGCACGTGACAAGGAACGCGGTGACACGACCGTGGCGGAGATCGCCCGGGACGGCGGGAAAGCCCTCTTCGTCCCGACGGACGTCACCGTCGAGGAGGAGATCGCCCACCTGGTCGACGTCGCGGTCAAGGAGTTCGGCGGTCTGCACGGCGCCTTCAACAACGCGGGCGGCGGCGACATCCGGGGGACGATCCGGGACACGGAGGCGTCGTTCTGGGACCGCGTCATCGCCCTCAACCTGACCAGCGTCTTCTACAGCCTCAAGCACGAGATCCCGGCGATCATCGCCAGTGGTGGCGGCTCGGTCGTCAACAACGCCTCCGTGGTCGGCGTGGCGGGCGACCCGACGGCCGTCGCCTACTCGGCCGCCAAGCACGGCGTCGTGGGCCTCACGCGTTCCGCGGCGCTCGACGCCACGAAGGAGAGCGTGCGGGTCAACGCCCTGGTGACGGGCCTGGTAGACACCCCGCTCTGGCGAGGGTTCGCCGCGGGCAGCCCGGAGGCCGCGAGCGCCCTGCTCAGCCGGCAGCCGGCCGGCCGGGCCGCCGACGAAACGGAGATCGCCGCGTTCGCCGCCTTCCTGCTCAGCGACGAGAGCCCGTTCATCAATGGCGCCGCCCTCGCGATCGACGGCGCGCTGACCGCCGGCTACTGAGCCTCACCCAGCCCATCCGGCCGCCGGTCCCTTCCCGGCGCACGACCACGATCCGGCAGCGGTGACCGTCCTCCCGCTCGACGGCCGCGGCGACCCCGCCACATTCTGTAATGACTATTCAGTAAACAATATGTCGCCGCGCATGGCTGCCTCCCGTGCCGGGGACATCACGGCCACCCCTGCGGCCCCCGAAAGAGGAACGAAGCGAGACGAAGGCCGTACGCGTCTTCCATTACGGCGAGGCCGAAGGACTCGAGGTCGTCGGCCTCCCCGTCCCGGAGGTGGGGGCCGGGCAGATCCGGGTCCGCGTGCACGCGGCGGCGGTGAACCCCTCGAATGTCCTGCTGCGCAGGGGCTTTCAACTGTTGCATGATCCATCAGTAAATCTCAGCTTTTCTCATCTGTTATCTTGATCGCGTGAAGCTTTCCGAATGGGCGGCGCGCAACGGTGTGCACTACCAGACCGCGTGGACGTGGGCGAAAGAGGGCCGCATGCCGGTCCCGGTGCGCCAGACGCCGTCTGGTACGTGGTTGGTCGACGAGCCCGCCCCGGAGACGTCCGGCCGTGTCGTGGCGTACTGCCGGGTTTCGTCGGCGGACCAGAAGCCGGATCTTGACCGGCAGGTGGCCCGCGTGGTCCAGGGGGCTACCGGGCTCGGCCTGCCGGTTGCGGAGGTCGTGACCGAGGTCGGCTCGGGGCCGAACGGGCGTCGGCGCAAGTTGCACCGCCTGCTGTCCGACCCGCGGGCCGCGGTGATCGTGGTCGAGCACCGGGACCGGCTGGCCCGGTTCGGCGTCGAGCATCTCGAAGCCGTCCTGTCCGCCTCCGGGCGGCGCCTGGTTGTCCTCGACCCCACCGAGACCGCCGATGACCTGGTGCGCGACATCACCGAGGTGCTGACCTCGATGTGTGCCCGCCTGTACGGGCGGCGGGCGGCGAAGGACCGGGCCGCCCGCGCGGTGGCCGTGGCGACCGGCGAGGCTGCCGAGTGAAGAAATTCCAGCCACAGCCCGGGTTCCAGGTTCAGGCGTTCCGGTTCGCCCTGGACCCGAACACGACTCAGGAGCACGCGCTGCGCTCGCACTGCGGCGCGGCGCGTGCCGCGTACAACTGGGCTGTCGGTTGGGTGACCGCGTCGTGGTGGCAGCGCCGCGCGGAGGAGTCCTACGGCATCGCCGAGGCCGGGCTGACGCAGTGGCGGCCGTGGTCGCTGCCCGCACTGAGGAAGGCGTTCAACGAGACCAAGCACGCTGACCCCAGGTTCGCCGCCTGGTGGGAGGAGAACTCCAAAGAGGCGTACAACACCGGCCTCGCCAACGCTGCGGCGGCGTTCGACAACTACACCAAGTCCAAGCAGGGCAAGCGGCACGGCAAGCGGATGGGTACGCCCCGCTTCAAGTCGAAGCGGAAGGCCCGTCTTTCCTGCCGGTTCACGACCGGCGCGATCCGCGTGGACACGGGCGGCCGGCACGTGACGCTGCCGAGGCTGGGCACGATCCGTACCCACGAGCCCACGGTGAAGCTCCTCGCGCGCGTTGAGGCCGGGACGGCCCGGATCCTGTCCGCGACCGTGCGGCACGAGCGCGGACGCTGGTACGTCGCCTTCCAGGCCGAGGTCAAGCGCGACCTCGAACGTGTGGCGCGGCCGGACGTGGCGGTCGGCATCGACCTCGGCGTGAAGACCCTCGCGGTCATGGCCGACTCGACGGGTGAGATCCGCACCGTCGCGAACCCCGGACACTACGACCGGGCACGCAAGCAGCTGCGCCGCGCCTCTCGCATCGTCTCCCGCCGCCAGGGCCCCGACCGGCGCACCGGACAGAAGCCGTCGAAGCGGTGGGAGAAGGCCAACGCCGCCCGCAACCGCGTGCACCACCGGGTGGCGAACCTCCGCGCGGACGCCCTGCACAAGCTCACCACGAGCGTTGCGGCCGAGTACGGCACGGTCGTGATCGAGGACCTGAACGTCGCCGGGATGCTCCGCAACCGGCGCCTCGCGCGCAGGATCGCCGACGCCGGATTCGCAGAGATCCGACGCCAGCTCACCTATAAAACCCGCCAGCGCCACACCACCCACCTCGTGGCCGCGGACCGCTGGTACCCCTCCTCGAAGACCTGTTCCGGGTGCGGCGCGGTGAAAGCCAAGCTGCCGCTGCACGTCCGGACCTACGAATGCGACACCTGCGGCCTGGTCATCGACCGGGACGACAACGCCGCACTCAACCTCGCCGCTCTCGCGGCAGCCTGCCTGACTGGTACCGGAGTGGCTGGAGACCAGGACACCACCGAGGTGGTGTCGAAGCCTCGTGGAGCCGACCAGAAGACCCGCGCCACCCGCACCCGCCGCAAGGCGAGCGCGGGGCGGGCAGGTGGCGCAACCCTGCCGCACCAGCGGCAGGAGGAAGCGAGAGACCGTACTCACGCCGAAGCCCTCACGCTTTGGTGACGAGACGGACCTTCCGGGCCGAAATGCCCGGAATGCTGAGAGCAGCTGAGGCTCTTAGCAACGGGTACATCGACCAGATGCTCGCGGGACGCCTGACCCCGCCCTACCGGCCCGGCATGGACGCGGCGGGCGTGGTCGACGAGATCGGTCCGGGCACGGTCACCGACCTGCGGGCCGGTGACCGTGTGATGGCGATCGTCATCCCCATCGACCCTCCGGCGGCGCCTACGCGCAGTACATCGTCCTCGACGCCCGACAGGTCGTCAGGGCACCGGCCGGGACCACACACGCCGAGGCGTCCACTCTTCCGATGAACGGGCTGACCGCACGCCGCGCCCTCGACCTGCTGGGCCTGGTTCCCGGGGACTGGATCGCCGTGACTGGAGCCGCGGGCGCTGTGGGCGGATACGTCGTGCAGCCGGCCAAGGCGGACGGACTGCGCGTCGTGGCGGACGCGGCTCCCGCCGACGAGAAGCTGGTTCGCTCG
This window encodes:
- a CDS encoding TetR/AcrR family transcriptional regulator → MNAFRCNGYDGTSIQDLVEATGVGRGSLYAAFGSKEGLYLAAMDRYRDRYALPLVEILRQGAPGRELLHSVLVAAIDDIVRDGSRRACLIVGAVVGRTAYDPQVTAHVQSTTELLEDALYQVVAEAQADGQLSDKRDARDLARYLIMTMHGLRVMGAMNPDRASLMEIAETALDALD
- a CDS encoding thiamine pyrophosphate-dependent enzyme yields the protein MERPVVGLIGDGSFQYAVQSIYTAAQHNLPIVYVVMRNHEYSILKSFAVLEETPGVPGLDLPGIGIASLARGFGCRAVEAETTDDLEREFTAALSAGTTTVIVVPTQPQKAML
- a CDS encoding IS607 family transposase is translated as MKLSEWAARNGVHYQTAWTWAKEGRMPVPVRQTPSGTWLVDEPAPETSGRVVAYCRVSSADQKPDLDRQVARVVQGATGLGLPVAEVVTEVGSGPNGRRRKLHRLLSDPRAAVIVVEHRDRLARFGVEHLEAVLSASGRRLVVLDPTETADDLVRDITEVLTSMCARLYGRRAAKDRAARAVAVATGEAAE
- a CDS encoding acyltransferase family protein; protein product: MVRAAWPAESATQAPTSPPHDPGGDETAGGSGTGTRARPAAGAPLRLDIQGLRALAVSLVVLAHAGVRHVAGGYIGVDVFFVISGFLITSLLLRELARDGRISVRRFYARRALRLLPASTVVGLATLCGAWLYLSKIRFEEYVGDALSSTLYVVNFRLANAGTDYLNADSPPSPYQHFWSLAVEEQFYVVWPLLLWGGWKLARRRTGLVAVPFAMLCGISFALNVQVTDTSASWAYFGSHTRFWELGAGALLALSVGRLERLPTWASGPMSWIGLVSLLVAAVRFDDNTPFPGYYALVPVLGVALVLAGGCSPARYGAGRLLSLRPAVWVGGLSYSWYLWHWPVLVILPMALDRPATAPFGLASAAIALLLAWVTLHLVENPVRFHRVFRGRPVRALGLGAVLTAGAAAAALVATSFPPPIASDVAAPGLRSALTGAADPQARLTELLEGPHHSLPSNLTPGLTRIKGTLSPVYRDGCHIGYVSTATPPCVYGDRSASKVVVLFGDSHAAQWFPALDRLAKERHWKLISMTKSSCKVSAVTTVYQGEPYVSCDRWRTRQLARIRSLRPALVITSSSDSADLARPSADPRRQWTDGFERTYRELVRSGAEVLAVVDTPWPKEDAVDCAGTHPLELDRCASGIGDAVKDPGKKREITDAAAATGVTVVDPAPWLCGTGGCPVVVGDTFVYRDDSHLTECYAEAIAPVLGHELTALYGADLSRHPGPNSRPAASR
- a CDS encoding TetR family transcriptional regulator, whose amino-acid sequence is MPRDSSATKARLLDAAFTEFAAHGIAGARVDRIAEAAGANKRLIYVYFGNKEQLFDEVLRQAMTAGAESVPFDVEDLPGYAGAVFDHLVARPDLMRLRLWKLLERPSTTGLEPDAFRRKAAEVAVAQERGGLAPEMRPDDLLTMVLAVAQAWFSAAEDVDPGGINQSWSRERLALHRSAVVEAARRISEPKTAEEQP
- a CDS encoding DUF4232 domain-containing protein is translated as MVVAGAAVAGLGLAGTAAAQAAPGSGADSSKATPTCSASALKATFGQRLAGGMNHQGVVINLRNLSGRTCALRGFPGLGLENSAHKTLASHTYWGDTWYAASPAKKTLALKDGESAEAVISWSHANTGTSGAVHASYLEVTPPAATQHKTLAFPEWVDNGELKVTALARHITVNE
- a CDS encoding SDR family NAD(P)-dependent oxidoreductase, translated to MSNRLESKVVIVTGGTSGMGSAFARRAAAEGATVLIGARDKERGDTTVAEIARDGGKALFVPTDVTVEEEIAHLVDVAVKEFGGLHGAFNNAGGGDIRGTIRDTEASFWDRVIALNLTSVFYSLKHEIPAIIASGGGSVVNNASVVGVAGDPTAVAYSAAKHGVVGLTRSAALDATKESVRVNALVTGLVDTPLWRGFAAGSPEAASALLSRQPAGRAADETEIAAFAAFLLSDESPFINGAALAIDGALTAGY
- the tnpB gene encoding IS607 family element RNA-guided endonuclease TnpB is translated as MKKFQPQPGFQVQAFRFALDPNTTQEHALRSHCGAARAAYNWAVGWVTASWWQRRAEESYGIAEAGLTQWRPWSLPALRKAFNETKHADPRFAAWWEENSKEAYNTGLANAAAAFDNYTKSKQGKRHGKRMGTPRFKSKRKARLSCRFTTGAIRVDTGGRHVTLPRLGTIRTHEPTVKLLARVEAGTARILSATVRHERGRWYVAFQAEVKRDLERVARPDVAVGIDLGVKTLAVMADSTGEIRTVANPGHYDRARKQLRRASRIVSRRQGPDRRTGQKPSKRWEKANAARNRVHHRVANLRADALHKLTTSVAAEYGTVVIEDLNVAGMLRNRRLARRIADAGFAEIRRQLTYKTRQRHTTHLVAADRWYPSSKTCSGCGAVKAKLPLHVRTYECDTCGLVIDRDDNAALNLAALAAACLTGTGVAGDQDTTEVVSKPRGADQKTRATRTRRKASAGRAGGATLPHQRQEEARDRTHAEALTLW